The segment CCTTTTTTTTTAACAGACAGGGATAACAGAACATTGTTTGTAAAGAATCTTCCATTCAAGATAACTCAGGATGATCTCAAGGAGATTTTTGAAGACGCTATCGACATTAGGATTCCTACTTCTCGTGATGGTTCAGGAACTCGTGGGTATGTTTTATAACTGTTATTCCCTTCCTATTTGTTTATCATACTGCTTTACAAAGGTAGTTTCTAACCAACTCTTTACATTCTTTCGTTTAGTATTGCGTAtattgaatttgaaactgaagcTACTGCAGAAATGTTACTGAAGCAGAAGCAGGGCATTGATGTTGAGGGTCGGTCCATCATTATTGATTACGCCGGTGCTAAGAGTACATTCAACGCAAAAAGTGGGCAAGCACAGCAAGGTAGGAATGAATGTTTTAATCCAAAATGTACTTTAGTGTTTCTGACTTAAATTCCTATGGAATTTGAATTGACTAATTGGCAGTCCTGCATTGTCTAGAAATCTGATAGCTGGAAATGATGAATTAGCATCTGATCAATGTGATGAAGTTTTTGAACAaattcctctagatagtcaagtacTGATCCAGCTATTGGggatggcagagaaactgaatcaAGAACAAATTAGATAAATCACTGAAAATCCTTAAAGAGAGGATTGCATTGTGGAAAGAGATGgttatttttttaaacttgttaTTCCCTTGAAAATTTTTTACTTTCCAATTTCCAGTGTCTTATTGGAAGTTTGACTAGTTCATTTCAAATTTTAGGTTCTGATACACTTACAATAAATAATTTGGCATATTCTGCTACTGAAACAACCCTTCAGAATATTTTTGAAAAAGCGTCATCAATCAAAATACCAGAGAAGAATGGCAAGCCAAGGGGGTAAGATCATTTTTATTTGAACTATTGCACCACTAGATGTGTActtacttcaacataacattaaAGGACAGGATGTCCTTTAAAAGCAAACTAGATATTAGAGGCATGCGTTAATTTTGATTCAATTTTTCCAACTAGTTAAAATAGAAAAATGCCCAGTGTAATATTCAATTGTAGATAAGTCTGTGGTTTCATTTCACAACACTTGAATGTTTTCATGCTTTTCAATTCTAGATTTGCAATTGTCAAATTTGAATCAATTGAAGATGCCAAAGAAGCCCTTGAAAGTCACAACAATACAGAAATTGAAGGGAGAAATGTCAGAATAGAATACAATCAAGGACAAAGAGGTGGTGATGGTAAGTAAAAGGCACACATAACCCCTTGCAGTTTTGAAATTTTTGCTAATTGGTAGTTTTATAGTTAATCATGCTTCCCAATTCTATCTTTTAACAGTCAGCAAAACGTTATTTATTCGTGGCCTTTCTGAAGACACAACTGAAGAAACATTAAAAGAAGCCTTTGAAGGAGCTGAAAATGCAAGAATTGTGACAGACAGAGATTCTGGAAAATCAAAAGGGTACaacattttgaattgttctttggTTCCTTCTCATTGAGCTCCTTGCTGTCTTAATTAATGACAGTAGATGGATTCGCAAGAGAAGAAAATTGAAACACTGCCTGTCTGTCAGTTGCAATAGTTCAAGTTGTGAGAAGTCAGGTTgtgttacagatttttttttgtataaggATACATTTACAGATTACTTTTGTATGACTAGGATAAATTGTATTTTATAAGTTAATACAACTATCATGTGTTTTAGTTTTGGCTTTGTGGACTTCACATCTGAAGAAGATGCGAAAGCAGCTAAGGAAATGATGGAAGATGGAGAAATTGATGGATGCAAAGTTACACTGGACTTTGCTCGACCCAAGTTTGAAAGCCAGCGAGGTGGTGGTCGAGGTTTTGGAAGAGGCGGAAGAGGCAGAGGTGGATTTGGTGGCAGAGGTCGAGGTGGCCGAGGTGGTGGTCGGGGTGGCTTTGGAGGTACaagattttattttattctgGATTAAATTCACAATCTTGAACAAATTTGGGTAGAAATCTGCTAGCTGGAAATGATGAATTACCATCTGATCAAtgtgatgattttttttaaaaattccttagATAGTCAAGTACTGATCCAGCTATCGggtggcagagaaactgaatcaAGAACAAAATAGAGGCATTTGGAAACAATTGTTAGTAACCTGTTACAACATTAAAGATGGAGATGGATGACTCGATAAATCCAGTTTTCAGTCTATATTAACTTGATGTTGGTTCCCCATTTATAACTGAAATgagactgtttgttcatttgaaCTTCCTATGTCACATGCCATGAACACTcaaatattttgatttatttttccaGTTGCTTTCTGTTTGCCCACTAAAAATCTCATGTTCTTGTCAGAGATAATTTGCTTGACTTTGCAGATTTATAACTTGGGTCTGTACTTTCTTTTGCAGGTTTCAGAGGTGGAAAGATGGGTGGTCCTCagggaaagaaaataaaatttgatTAGAGGCTGATAAGACTGTTTTATCATGTTCAGACAGAGCCTCTGATTGCCTGAATTGGACATTCCAGAGTTCTGCATGCTGTGGCAAGCTGTGCAGGTTGGAGTGTTATGGTAGCTCCAAGTTTCTGAATGGACTGGCAATTAAGACAGAAATTGTTGGTACACCTTTGTGGATTTTTGTCAAATTTATTAAGTATTCTGGTTCACTAATGTGTAAATGTActgtttctgatttttttttagtaaATGCAAAATAATGTTTTAGAATGTTGTGCTTGGCATACTGTCTAATGGATTAAAAGATACCTTATTTCATGTTTTGGGTATTCAATAGTATGCATACTGTGACATTTAAAATACTTCACCTAAGCACCACCAAAAGTTCAAAGCTGGCACTTCCATTTTAGATTGTTAATAACAGTAATGTTTGAAGTAGATTAATTTTACCATTCAACTTGGGGCATCTTGCCTGTTGCAATTACTAGACAAGCTGGAAAACTGGTCTGGGTTCTGATTCTGGGGTCAGTGCATGGATGTGGCAGGGATTAACTGGTTAGGCACAAGTGCAGATTAAATTTACAGTTTACTCATTTTACTATTTTGAAGATTTTCAAGGTAGTCAACAGCACCGATTCTTCTAATGGAAAAATTAACGTTGGTTTTAAAGGCATAGACGAAGAATTATCTGCACTAGCAACTTATTCCAGTAATGCTAAAATTGTCCCATTAAATGGTGATTACTTTATAATGATTTCACTCTGGGGCATTt is part of the Mobula birostris isolate sMobBir1 chromosome 4, sMobBir1.hap1, whole genome shotgun sequence genome and harbors:
- the ncl gene encoding nucleolin isoform X2, with protein sequence MVKLVKAGKKQAKPKKAAPPPPPEDFEESTSEEESEEEDLPAPPVKKAATPTAKATAKATPQSVNKKNGKAIKKESSEDEEEDEESEEESEEEKLVTKKADKLIEKEAEEDEDDEEEDDEEDESEEEVAMDTAPAPKVKKTGLVKVKNDEDDEDDDEEEDDDEDDEEEDDDDEEEEEEEGADEVAVPVKAGKRKKEEQKAATPAKKQKTDSAFSLFVGNLNSEKNFEELKKALNDFFTKKKLTVAGVRIGGSRRFGYVDFETEEQLEKALKFNGNKVLGQVVKLDKARSKESHQDRDNRTLFVKNLPFKITQDDLKEIFEDAIDIRIPTSRDGSGTRGIAYIEFETEATAEMLLKQKQGIDVEGRSIIIDYAGAKSTFNAKSGQAQQGSDTLTINNLAYSATETTLQNIFEKASSIKIPEKNGKPRGFAIVKFESIEDAKEALESHNNTEIEGRNVRIEYNQGQRGGDVSKTLFIRGLSEDTTEETLKEAFEGAENARIVTDRDSGKSKGFGFVDFTSEEDAKAAKEMMEDGEIDGCKVTLDFARPKFESQRGGGRGFGRGGRGRGGFGGRGRGGRGGGRGGFGGFRGGKMGGPQGKKIKFD
- the ncl gene encoding nucleolin isoform X1, which encodes MVKLVKAGKKQAKPKKAAPPPPPEDFEESTSEEESEEEDLPAPPVKKAATPTAKATAKATPQSVNKKNGKAIKKESSEDEEEDEESEEESEEEKLVTKKADKLIEKEAEEDEDDEEEDDEEDESEEEVAMDTAPAPKVKKTGLVKVKNDEDDEDDDEEEDDDEDDEEEDDDDEEEEEEEGADEVAVPVKAGKRKKEEQKAATPAKKQKTDSAAFSLFVGNLNSEKNFEELKKALNDFFTKKKLTVAGVRIGGSRRFGYVDFETEEQLEKALKFNGNKVLGQVVKLDKARSKESHQDRDNRTLFVKNLPFKITQDDLKEIFEDAIDIRIPTSRDGSGTRGIAYIEFETEATAEMLLKQKQGIDVEGRSIIIDYAGAKSTFNAKSGQAQQGSDTLTINNLAYSATETTLQNIFEKASSIKIPEKNGKPRGFAIVKFESIEDAKEALESHNNTEIEGRNVRIEYNQGQRGGDVSKTLFIRGLSEDTTEETLKEAFEGAENARIVTDRDSGKSKGFGFVDFTSEEDAKAAKEMMEDGEIDGCKVTLDFARPKFESQRGGGRGFGRGGRGRGGFGGRGRGGRGGGRGGFGGFRGGKMGGPQGKKIKFD